Proteins encoded within one genomic window of bacterium:
- a CDS encoding (2Fe-2S) ferredoxin domain-containing protein, giving the protein MKLEDLRKIREKAEKELKLREGKARVKIVVGMGTSGIAAGAREVLKAFIDEIEKRNLQDVIVTQSGEKGLSSHEPVAEVWEEGKPIVVYGNLTPEIARRIVAEHIVNGNPVTEYVIEVKEA; this is encoded by the coding sequence ATGAAGTTAGAAGATCTTAGAAAGATCAGGGAGAAGGCAGAGAAAGAACTTAAACTTAGAGAAGGTAAGGCAAGAGTCAAGATTGTCGTGGGTATGGGGACCAGCGGTATAGCTGCTGGTGCAAGGGAAGTTTTGAAGGCTTTCATAGACGAAATTGAGAAAAGAAACTTACAGGATGTTATTGTTACTCAGAGTGGAGAAAAAGGGCTTTCCTCCCATGAGCCAGTTGCAGAGGTATGGGAAGAGGGTAAACCCATTGTGGTCTACGGAAACCTGACTCCTGAAATTGCGAGAAGAATTGTTGCAGAACATATCGTGAATGGGAATCCTGTAACGGAATACGTAATAGAGGTCAAGGAGGCATAA
- a CDS encoding serine kinase — MKLSEVVKALNLKVFNSEVNGWEMREVSWGYASDLLSDVIAGLSKDELWVTIQRHLNVIAVAKLKDAAGIVIAKGIVPDDTTLKKATEEGVILLSTELNTFEFCGKLYNLLRYGEAK, encoded by the coding sequence ATGAAGCTGAGTGAGGTCGTTAAGGCACTGAACTTGAAGGTATTTAATTCTGAAGTTAATGGCTGGGAGATGAGAGAAGTATCCTGGGGATATGCCTCCGATCTTCTCTCGGATGTGATTGCCGGGCTTTCCAAAGACGAACTATGGGTTACCATACAAAGACACCTCAACGTGATAGCTGTTGCAAAACTAAAGGATGCAGCTGGAATTGTTATTGCGAAAGGTATAGTTCCCGACGATACTACACTGAAAAAGGCGACGGAAGAGGGTGTAATCTTACTAAGCACAGAACTAAATACCTTCGAATTTTGCGGTAAACTTTACAATTTATTAAGATACGGTGAAGCTAAGTAG
- a CDS encoding anti-sigma regulatory factor: MIKYSLNAKESMEGEKVRLVYRVKPMDLANAGFVSSQIKSELKKCGVEEDAVKRVGVVCFEAEMNMILYSVGGKIIVEAHEDAIEIFAEDNGPGIEDLEKAMQPGYSTAPLWAQDYGFGAGMGFPNMKQNSDVFEVESTPGVGTKIHATVYRRKKNEAE, from the coding sequence ATGATTAAATACAGCTTAAATGCAAAGGAGTCAATGGAAGGAGAAAAGGTGAGATTAGTTTATAGGGTGAAACCGATGGACCTTGCGAACGCAGGTTTTGTATCTTCACAAATAAAGAGTGAGCTTAAAAAATGTGGGGTCGAGGAAGATGCGGTGAAAAGGGTTGGGGTAGTTTGCTTTGAAGCGGAAATGAACATGATCCTTTATTCTGTCGGAGGAAAAATCATTGTCGAAGCTCACGAAGACGCTATTGAGATATTTGCCGAGGATAATGGACCTGGGATAGAGGATCTTGAGAAGGCCATGCAGCCAGGCTATTCCACAGCACCTCTCTGGGCGCAGGATTACGGCTTCGGTGCAGGGATGGGGTTTCCCAACATGAAGCAGAACTCCGATGTCTTCGAGGTGGAGTCCACGCCCGGTGTGGGGACAAAGATTCATGCCACAGTATACAGGAGAAAGAAAAATGAAGCTGAGTGA
- the clpP gene encoding ATP-dependent Clp endopeptidase proteolytic subunit ClpP, which produces MSIDIKKVINQYVPYVIEVTGRGERVYDIYSRLLKDRIIFLGSPINGHVANLVVAQMLFLEAENPERDINLYINSPGGEVTAGLAIYDTMQYIKPDVATICVGMAASMGAVLLAAGKKGKRYALPHSRIMIHQPWGGVEGQAIDIKIHAEEIMKMRDILNNILSKHTGQPIEKIERDTDREFFMSALEAKEYGIIDEVIFSRKEEKK; this is translated from the coding sequence ATGAGTATAGACATCAAGAAGGTTATTAATCAATACGTTCCTTACGTTATTGAGGTAACTGGAAGGGGCGAAAGGGTTTATGACATTTATTCAAGGCTTTTAAAAGACAGAATAATTTTTCTCGGTTCGCCGATAAACGGACATGTAGCCAACCTCGTAGTTGCTCAAATGCTCTTCCTTGAAGCAGAAAACCCTGAAAGGGATATCAACCTTTATATAAACTCGCCGGGGGGCGAAGTAACTGCAGGTCTCGCAATTTACGACACAATGCAATACATAAAACCTGACGTAGCCACAATTTGTGTCGGAATGGCCGCATCTATGGGAGCTGTACTCCTTGCTGCAGGTAAAAAGGGCAAGAGGTATGCCCTTCCACACTCCAGAATAATGATCCATCAACCATGGGGCGGTGTTGAAGGTCAGGCTATTGACATAAAAATTCACGCGGAAGAGATCATGAAAATGAGAGATATATTAAACAATATTCTTTCGAAGCACACGGGGCAACCCATTGAAAAAATTGAGAGGGATACCGATAGAGAATTCTTCATGTCAGCTCTTGAAGCAAAGGAATACGGCATTATAGACGAGGTAATCTTTAGCCGTAAGGAGGAAAAGAAGTAA
- a CDS encoding ATP-binding protein, which produces MLAELSMHIMDIVQNSLSAGASLVRVKIEQNDSLDTLAIEIEDNGRGMTEEEVKRVQDPFFTTKSYKKVGLGIPLFKQIAEHCDGSFEIKSVPGKGTLIRARFRKSHIDLPPIGNLKDTILTLVVGKPDIDFVFEIYKDGESFILDTREIKKELQDVPVNHPEVIRFLEEYIDKNLKAMEVVS; this is translated from the coding sequence TTGCTGGCTGAACTTTCCATGCACATAATGGACATTGTACAAAATTCTTTAAGCGCAGGTGCAAGTTTAGTCAGGGTGAAGATCGAACAAAATGACTCTCTCGACACACTGGCAATTGAGATTGAGGATAATGGTAGAGGTATGACTGAGGAAGAGGTTAAAAGGGTTCAAGATCCATTTTTCACAACTAAATCCTACAAGAAAGTGGGGCTCGGGATTCCCCTTTTTAAGCAAATTGCGGAACATTGTGATGGTAGTTTTGAAATAAAAAGCGTACCTGGAAAAGGTACGCTAATTAGAGCAAGGTTTAGAAAGTCTCACATCGACCTTCCTCCTATTGGAAACCTCAAAGATACAATTTTGACCCTTGTTGTTGGAAAACCTGATATTGATTTTGTATTCGAGATTTATAAAGATGGAGAATCTTTTATTCTGGATACCCGGGAAATTAAAAAAGAACTTCAGGATGTGCCTGTTAATCATCCTGAAGTAATAAGATTTTTGGAAGAGTATATTGATAAAAACCTGAAAGCAATGGAGGTAGTGTCATGA
- a CDS encoding DRTGG domain-containing protein, which translates to MKIREIIEKIDGKIISGQDKLDVEIERGFAADLLSDVLALTEEKACLITGITGPQVIRVAEILDIPLVIIARGKKPSKALVEAAREIGIPVVLTKKIVFEVCGILYTHGVKPCKIKILESDDNSDA; encoded by the coding sequence ATGAAGATACGAGAGATTATCGAAAAGATAGATGGTAAAATTATTTCGGGCCAAGATAAGTTGGATGTTGAAATAGAAAGGGGTTTTGCTGCTGACCTTCTTTCCGACGTTCTCGCTTTAACGGAAGAGAAAGCCTGTCTCATTACTGGAATAACAGGTCCACAAGTTATAAGGGTTGCAGAGATTTTAGACATCCCTTTAGTTATAATCGCGAGGGGTAAAAAACCCTCAAAAGCCCTTGTAGAAGCAGCGAGGGAAATAGGCATTCCGGTAGTTTTAACTAAAAAAATTGTATTTGAGGTTTGCGGTATCCTCTATACACATGGAGTAAAACCCTGTAAAATTAAAATACTGGAAAGTGATGACAATTCGGATGCATGA
- the clpX gene encoding ATP-dependent Clp protease ATP-binding subunit ClpX, producing MPRKKLTKDRHIHCSFCGRPKSENLRLIAGIDAYICEDCVKIAYDIIRDEEKTKREFKTFTLPTPEEIKAYLDDYVIGQDLAKKVLSVAVYNHYKRILNPKKDIELQKTNVLLIGPTGSGKTLLAKTLAKLLDVPFAIFDVTSLTESGYVGEDVEMILLRLIQNAGGDIEKASYGIVYLDEIDKIAYKHTTGRDVSGEGVQEELLKLLEGHVVNVPMKSSKKMSEQPAYQIDTSNILFILGGAFVGIEDIIRSRLGSTEMGFKSNQRDVNKLTYNEIISKVEPEDVIKYGFLPEFVGRIPVIVPLHSLGKEDLMRILTEPRDAVIKQYQRFFEMENVKLTFTEDALESIADIALQTKTGARGLRNIIEKALLETMFKLPTLKQKRPIEEVIVDKEVITSGKEPVIIFSEFKKRKESF from the coding sequence ATGCCCAGAAAAAAACTAACGAAAGATAGACACATTCACTGCTCCTTTTGTGGAAGGCCAAAATCGGAAAACTTGAGATTAATTGCAGGTATTGATGCATATATCTGCGAAGATTGCGTGAAAATTGCTTACGACATCATTCGTGATGAAGAAAAGACGAAGAGAGAATTTAAAACTTTCACACTCCCAACACCTGAAGAAATCAAGGCCTACCTTGATGACTACGTTATAGGGCAGGACCTTGCCAAAAAGGTTCTTTCCGTTGCAGTTTACAATCACTATAAAAGGATTTTAAATCCTAAAAAAGACATTGAATTGCAAAAGACAAACGTATTACTTATCGGACCAACCGGTTCTGGTAAAACGCTTCTTGCCAAGACTCTCGCAAAACTCCTGGACGTTCCCTTTGCGATCTTTGATGTAACTTCTTTAACTGAATCAGGGTATGTGGGTGAAGATGTAGAGATGATCCTTCTCAGGCTTATTCAAAACGCTGGCGGGGATATTGAAAAGGCCTCATACGGAATTGTTTATCTGGACGAAATCGATAAAATAGCGTACAAACATACAACTGGCAGAGATGTTTCGGGTGAAGGCGTTCAGGAAGAACTCCTTAAACTCCTTGAAGGGCATGTAGTAAACGTTCCTATGAAATCAAGCAAAAAAATGTCTGAACAGCCTGCTTACCAGATTGACACTTCAAATATTCTTTTTATCCTCGGCGGCGCTTTTGTTGGAATTGAAGATATAATAAGGTCAAGACTCGGGTCTACAGAGATGGGCTTTAAATCAAATCAAAGAGACGTAAACAAATTAACTTACAACGAAATAATATCAAAGGTAGAGCCCGAAGATGTTATAAAATACGGCTTCCTACCAGAATTTGTTGGAAGAATACCTGTTATCGTTCCACTTCACTCCCTTGGAAAGGAAGATCTGATGAGGATTCTAACGGAACCACGAGATGCGGTAATAAAGCAGTATCAGAGGTTTTTTGAAATGGAAAATGTGAAATTGACATTCACAGAAGATGCCCTCGAATCCATTGCTGATATAGCGTTACAAACAAAAACCGGAGCAAGGGGATTAAGAAATATTATCGAAAAGGCGCTTCTTGAAACCATGTTTAAATTACCTACTCTTAAGCAAAAAAGACCCATTGAAGAGGTAATAGTGGATAAGGAAGTCATAACCTCTGGTAAAGAACCAGTAATTATCTTTTCAGAATTCAAAAAGAGAAAAGAGAGTTTTTGA
- the tig gene encoding trigger factor — protein sequence MAKLIGNVNPKALRELTIIVTEEEVKANIDKISQIYQRKAKIQGFRPGKAPLELVKTVYEKEILQDAQDEAIKTKIYDEIKTRKEEVVSEIYIKDRKDDENGITVTVEYEAIPTFLFPNLGSIKVQKKIKRVSEIDVEDEIEKYQKKLGKLVPVNRESKEGDYLIVDYKEIENGKITKTRPNLTLQISHETINSDVLDKFLNKKNGDTVEIDFVDEDKNKPIKLVYVIKEVAELQLPELNDEFAKSLGYENLEKMKEEIREYLIKQNEKASEDELEWQIIDEIYNRVQFELPRSLVEEKITRIAQSFRYDHKNEEVRNSFRRIAEDLVKKEIILKNYIEQEGLEATEEEITKAVEEKAKIYRMDPQTYRKELEKRGLMEDIVDEILRNKAMENLKNAVKVEVIIE from the coding sequence ATGGCAAAATTAATTGGAAACGTCAATCCAAAAGCTTTAAGAGAATTGACCATTATAGTTACCGAAGAAGAGGTCAAAGCCAATATTGACAAGATTTCTCAGATCTATCAAAGGAAGGCCAAAATTCAGGGATTCCGACCCGGAAAAGCCCCTCTGGAACTTGTAAAAACAGTGTACGAAAAGGAAATTCTACAAGACGCTCAGGATGAAGCCATCAAAACCAAAATTTACGACGAAATTAAGACAAGGAAAGAAGAAGTGGTTTCTGAAATCTACATCAAAGACCGTAAGGATGATGAAAATGGTATAACGGTGACGGTAGAATATGAGGCAATCCCAACCTTCCTCTTCCCAAATCTCGGCTCTATAAAAGTACAGAAAAAAATTAAACGAGTCTCAGAAATTGACGTGGAGGACGAAATTGAGAAATATCAGAAAAAACTTGGCAAGCTGGTTCCAGTCAATAGAGAGAGCAAGGAAGGCGATTACCTTATCGTAGACTACAAAGAGATAGAAAACGGAAAAATCACCAAAACCAGACCCAATCTAACTCTTCAGATTTCTCATGAAACTATAAATTCGGATGTGCTTGATAAATTCTTAAACAAGAAAAATGGTGATACCGTGGAAATTGATTTCGTTGACGAGGATAAAAACAAACCGATAAAGCTCGTTTATGTAATTAAAGAAGTAGCAGAGCTTCAGCTCCCAGAATTGAACGACGAATTCGCTAAAAGTCTTGGCTACGAAAACCTTGAAAAGATGAAGGAAGAAATACGAGAATACCTGATCAAACAAAACGAAAAAGCATCAGAAGATGAACTGGAATGGCAAATCATAGATGAAATATATAATAGGGTTCAGTTCGAACTACCCCGTTCGTTAGTTGAAGAGAAAATTACACGAATTGCTCAGAGCTTTAGATATGACCACAAAAACGAGGAAGTCAGGAATTCTTTTAGACGAATTGCAGAAGACCTCGTCAAAAAAGAGATAATTTTAAAGAACTACATTGAACAGGAAGGCCTGGAGGCCACGGAGGAAGAAATAACTAAAGCCGTTGAAGAAAAGGCAAAAATCTATCGTATGGACCCTCAAACCTATAGGAAAGAACTGGAGAAACGGGGTTTGATGGAGGATATAGTAGACGAGATACTAAGAAACAAGGCCATGGAAAATTTGAAAAATGCCGTTAAAGTGGAGGTAATTATAGAATGA
- a CDS encoding PHP domain-containing protein, protein MADFHIHSALSPCGSLEMSPKKIVETALQKGINFIAITDHNAYENSAQLSKFVEKKLISALYGMEVQTSEEVHLLALFDSVEKLKEFGKIVYEHLPNIPNNPDYFGDQVVVDENDEIIKFEEKLLLNSITLSMDEVLSLVKDYGGISVLSHVNATHFSIISQLGFIPENLNVDALEVMYNTEVSKINDKEIPGVSNYPIVMFSDAHYPEEIGRGYVVFNVEKPTVEEIKKALKGLEGRSYEVYGEKGRIL, encoded by the coding sequence ATGGCGGATTTTCACATTCATTCGGCACTTTCCCCCTGCGGGAGTTTGGAGATGTCGCCAAAAAAAATAGTTGAAACCGCTTTGCAAAAGGGTATTAATTTTATAGCTATCACAGACCATAATGCTTACGAAAATTCAGCACAGCTTTCGAAATTTGTGGAAAAAAAGTTAATTTCTGCACTTTATGGTATGGAAGTCCAGACCTCTGAAGAGGTGCACCTTCTTGCCCTCTTTGATTCTGTTGAGAAATTGAAGGAATTCGGAAAAATTGTTTATGAGCATCTGCCTAATATTCCTAATAACCCTGATTATTTTGGAGATCAGGTGGTTGTTGACGAAAATGATGAAATAATAAAGTTTGAAGAGAAGCTCCTTCTAAACTCAATTACATTAAGCATGGACGAAGTGCTGAGTCTGGTTAAGGACTATGGAGGTATTTCTGTTCTTTCGCATGTCAATGCAACACATTTTAGCATTATTTCGCAACTGGGATTTATTCCCGAAAATCTCAATGTTGACGCTTTAGAAGTTATGTACAACACTGAGGTGTCGAAGATAAATGATAAGGAAATTCCAGGTGTTTCAAATTATCCAATAGTAATGTTTTCCGACGCCCACTATCCTGAGGAGATAGGTAGGGGGTATGTGGTGTTCAATGTTGAGAAACCCACTGTAGAAGAGATTAAGAAGGCATTAAAGGGATTAGAGGGAAGAAGTTATGAAGTTTATGGTGAAAAAGGGAGGATTTTATGA
- the mgtE gene encoding magnesium transporter, whose amino-acid sequence MLERNEFIEFILPDVEDFIEQKNWHELKIALSEWPPQDLAYLIQSLKDEYKIIIFRLLPKDLQVEVFSELDFEVQEQLIHKLADEEVRAIIEELEPDDRAGLFEELPGQIVQKLLQFLSPEERKVTLKLLGYPENTVGRLMTPYYVAVWSHWTCQEAIEHVRKYGKEAETIDVIYVVDQIGHLIDDIKLRDIILAEPTEKIEELMDGQVVYVDAYTDQEEAVKIMKKYNLNVLPVVDKDDILLGIVTIDDMIDVLDEEQTEDLAKISGVSPEVVGAEFLTHLKDVPISEIYRSRIKWLVFLLIMDLATGGIIAGFQELIAKYAILVSFLPVLIDTAGNAGSQAATLLIRALALGTVRPKDWLLLFGREFLVASLLGLTMALGISLMGFIRGGTEIAKVVITAMFVNVVLGSLIGLILPFIFLKLKQDPASASTPLITTLADILGTGVYLALATLMLH is encoded by the coding sequence ATGCTCGAAAGGAACGAGTTTATAGAATTTATACTTCCAGATGTAGAAGATTTTATCGAACAGAAAAATTGGCACGAGTTAAAAATCGCACTTTCTGAGTGGCCTCCCCAAGATCTTGCATATCTAATCCAATCCCTCAAAGATGAATACAAAATAATTATTTTTAGACTGCTCCCAAAAGACTTACAGGTAGAAGTTTTTAGTGAACTGGATTTTGAAGTTCAGGAACAATTGATTCACAAACTTGCCGACGAAGAAGTCAGGGCAATCATTGAAGAACTTGAACCAGATGATAGGGCTGGACTCTTTGAAGAATTACCTGGGCAAATAGTTCAGAAACTTCTTCAATTCCTTTCTCCGGAAGAAAGAAAAGTTACCTTAAAACTTTTGGGATATCCGGAAAATACCGTTGGAAGATTGATGACACCTTACTATGTTGCCGTGTGGTCTCACTGGACCTGTCAAGAGGCAATAGAACACGTCAGAAAATATGGGAAAGAAGCAGAGACAATCGATGTTATTTACGTAGTAGATCAAATTGGGCACCTTATAGACGATATAAAATTAAGAGACATAATACTGGCCGAACCAACGGAAAAGATTGAAGAATTAATGGACGGGCAAGTTGTCTATGTGGATGCTTATACTGACCAAGAAGAAGCGGTAAAAATAATGAAAAAGTATAACCTTAACGTTCTACCCGTGGTTGATAAAGATGACATTCTCCTCGGAATCGTTACAATTGACGATATGATCGACGTTCTTGACGAAGAGCAGACAGAAGACCTTGCAAAAATATCAGGTGTTAGCCCAGAAGTAGTTGGTGCGGAATTTCTCACCCACCTTAAAGACGTACCTATTTCAGAGATATACCGAAGCAGAATTAAATGGCTGGTATTTCTCTTAATAATGGACTTAGCAACTGGTGGAATAATTGCAGGTTTTCAAGAACTCATAGCAAAATATGCGATTTTAGTCTCTTTCCTCCCCGTACTCATTGATACAGCGGGAAACGCAGGTTCTCAGGCAGCCACACTGCTTATAAGGGCCCTTGCCCTTGGCACAGTGAGACCAAAGGACTGGCTATTACTCTTCGGGAGGGAATTTCTCGTAGCAAGCCTTCTTGGCCTTACCATGGCACTTGGAATCTCTCTCATGGGTTTCATAAGAGGCGGGACAGAAATAGCGAAGGTCGTAATTACTGCAATGTTTGTTAACGTAGTTCTCGGATCCCTAATAGGACTTATTCTACCTTTCATATTCCTCAAACTTAAGCAGGATCCTGCATCTGCGAGCACTCCTCTAATTACGACCTTAGCAGACATTCTCGGAACAGGCGTGTACTTAGCCTTAGCAACCCTAATGCTCCATTAA
- the nuoF gene encoding NADH-quinone oxidoreductase subunit NuoF: MPKRLDILVCSGAACISNDSTTIKNRLQAVLKEHNLEDEVAIVETGCMGPCELGPVMLVYPDGVFYIRVKESDVEEIVKEHIIRGRPVKRLQWTTPEARRIVEEKKQIPFFEKQLKIVLSNCGKIDPENIEEYIAVGGYEALAKVLTEMTPEQVIEEMINSGLRGRGGAGFPTGLKWKVTRESPGDEKFVVCNGDEGDPGAFMDRAILEGDPHSVIEGMAIAAYAIGAKQGYVYVRAEYPLAIKRLEKAIQQARKYGLLGNNIFETSFSFDIEIRIGAGAFVCGEETALIASIEGKRGQPRPKPPFPAQKGLWGKPTLINNVETFANVRHIILNGSKWFASIGTETSKGTKVFALSGKVNNTGLVEVPMGITIKELVFDIGGGIPDNKKFKAVQIGGPSGGCVPADYADTPIDYESLRKLGTIMGSGGVIVLDEDTCMVNLAKFFLDFTVEESCGQCVPCRIGLKHLYDILDRITKGRGKMEDIETLEKLGEEIKRTSLCGLGQSAPNPVLSTLRYFREEYIEHIKDKKCRAGVCQFEEAKEEEVSLEEKLKGIV, from the coding sequence ATGCCAAAGAGGCTAGATATACTTGTGTGTTCTGGAGCTGCCTGTATTTCAAATGATAGTACAACTATTAAAAATAGATTGCAGGCAGTTCTGAAAGAACACAATTTGGAAGACGAAGTTGCGATAGTTGAGACGGGTTGTATGGGACCGTGTGAGCTTGGTCCTGTTATGCTTGTATATCCTGATGGCGTCTTTTACATAAGGGTTAAGGAGAGCGACGTTGAGGAGATTGTTAAAGAACACATTATCAGAGGAAGACCTGTGAAGAGGCTTCAGTGGACCACTCCCGAGGCCAGGAGAATCGTTGAAGAGAAAAAACAGATACCCTTCTTTGAAAAACAGCTCAAAATAGTGCTTTCAAATTGTGGAAAAATTGATCCTGAAAATATTGAGGAATATATTGCCGTCGGCGGATATGAAGCATTGGCTAAGGTCCTCACTGAAATGACGCCCGAGCAGGTTATTGAAGAAATGATTAATTCCGGACTAAGAGGAAGAGGAGGAGCCGGTTTTCCAACTGGATTAAAATGGAAAGTAACGAGAGAATCACCCGGTGATGAGAAGTTTGTGGTTTGTAATGGTGACGAAGGTGATCCCGGTGCCTTTATGGACAGGGCGATTCTCGAGGGCGATCCCCATTCTGTAATTGAAGGTATGGCAATTGCTGCTTATGCCATTGGAGCGAAACAGGGTTATGTCTACGTGAGAGCAGAATATCCCCTTGCAATAAAGAGATTGGAAAAGGCCATTCAGCAGGCAAGGAAATACGGACTTCTTGGGAACAACATCTTTGAAACCTCCTTCAGTTTTGATATAGAGATTAGGATTGGTGCAGGAGCCTTTGTGTGCGGAGAAGAGACGGCACTCATTGCATCAATTGAGGGGAAACGTGGTCAACCGAGGCCGAAACCTCCATTTCCTGCTCAAAAGGGCTTATGGGGTAAACCTACTTTAATTAATAACGTTGAAACCTTTGCGAATGTGCGGCATATAATCCTTAATGGATCTAAATGGTTTGCCAGCATTGGAACAGAAACCAGCAAAGGTACCAAGGTATTTGCCCTTTCTGGAAAGGTTAATAATACGGGACTTGTTGAGGTTCCAATGGGAATTACTATAAAAGAACTCGTCTTTGATATAGGGGGTGGCATTCCGGATAATAAGAAGTTTAAAGCGGTTCAGATAGGCGGGCCTTCGGGAGGTTGTGTACCTGCGGATTATGCCGATACTCCTATTGATTATGAGTCGCTTAGAAAACTCGGAACGATAATGGGCTCCGGTGGTGTAATTGTTCTGGATGAGGATACCTGCATGGTAAATCTTGCCAAGTTCTTTTTAGATTTTACAGTGGAAGAGTCCTGCGGTCAGTGTGTACCTTGTAGGATTGGATTGAAGCATCTTTACGATATTCTTGACAGGATAACTAAGGGCCGTGGTAAGATGGAAGATATTGAAACCCTTGAAAAACTTGGGGAAGAGATAAAGAGAACCTCTCTCTGTGGGCTTGGTCAATCGGCACCAAACCCTGTACTTTCTACATTACGTTATTTCAGGGAAGAGTACATTGAACACATTAAAGATAAGAAATGTAGAGCAGGCGTTTGCCAGTTTGAAGAGGCAAAAGAGGAAGAGGTTTCGCTTGAGGAAAAATTAAAAGGAATAGTTTAA
- the nuoE gene encoding NADH-quinone oxidoreductase subunit NuoE, with product MKLHIPEDNPQYKMLKRDIARYKRKPGPLIQVLHRAQEIFGYLPPEVQYFVAKELGVPLSQVYGVVTFYNFFRTEPVAKHVINVCMGTACHVKGADAILKAISEELGIKVGETTKDKFFTLSTARCFGACGLAPVIMINEDVFGKLTPEKVKEVLREYRKQKEAEEKEGQIGVAG from the coding sequence ATGAAACTTCACATACCTGAAGATAATCCACAATACAAGATGTTAAAAAGAGATATCGCGAGATATAAGAGAAAGCCCGGCCCACTAATTCAGGTTTTGCACAGGGCCCAGGAAATTTTTGGTTATCTTCCACCAGAAGTTCAATACTTTGTCGCAAAAGAGCTTGGCGTTCCTCTTTCACAGGTTTATGGCGTTGTTACATTCTATAATTTCTTCCGTACAGAACCTGTCGCTAAACACGTTATCAATGTATGTATGGGGACTGCCTGTCATGTAAAAGGTGCTGATGCAATTCTGAAAGCCATATCGGAAGAGCTTGGAATTAAGGTTGGTGAAACCACAAAGGATAAGTTTTTCACACTCTCAACCGCCAGATGTTTCGGTGCCTGTGGGCTTGCGCCAGTGATAATGATTAACGAGGATGTTTTTGGCAAACTAACGCCCGAAAAGGTAAAAGAAGTTCTAAGAGAATATAGAAAACAAAAAGAAGCTGAAGAAAAAGAGGGGCAAATAGGGGTTGCTGGCTGA